A genomic segment from Salvia splendens isolate huo1 chromosome 13, SspV2, whole genome shotgun sequence encodes:
- the LOC121762973 gene encoding telomere repeat-binding protein 4-like: MVPKKRLDYWLNGIRSFIIPKAPRSIRKRCPRKNPVEDNQLCAFELLADVAGKLLQESESSVSSNVEAHAGILKNENVTEQHIDKQTPKSESVDHGSCAESSFIPVQEPDLSFEFKGLPQTDNGSVLENISVASPEVVKKLDCGSIQETCQVNDADRNTNYDVIVEGQQGMHSGDDANTLNVKDRIGERVNSNMLIRSDSGVQFPLYREPTPHTPLRKQWNTVKIGISDDDDNSYGCNKLSTKFRPFRPQPRTGHRRIRKMLTSKYRKMAPEIRSCELYNPRNGVKSFYQNRKRIYTQERYLQAPIKKRKLFDHRSTVAHDQQASSNSISNSPKKGMCMDKSDSGTMLERVSGASTPVKGHKKGKDPHVKFSIKSFKVPELYIEVPETASVGSLKRTVMEAITAILGNGVRVGVVLQGKKVRDDNRTLQLAGISQNSDLDTLGFTLEPTFTNICSSMTPKKLTSVLSCDADQELMRYPATPMVDSGISNVSVDPPFISKVDDDVITSDSMSSPQTCKNETVNGIVSDSKALVPVSPMNSESLAVSPANPKPKKNEMSQRRTRRPFSVGEVEALVEAVERLGTGRWRDVKMGAFEHADYRTYVDLKDKWKTLVHTAGISPYQRRGEPVPQNLLDRVLAAHSYWSKQQGKQPGAAEPLRTVDPSKEATVCGA; the protein is encoded by the exons ATGGTACCAAAAAAGAGGTTGGATTATTGGCTCAATGGTATTCGATCCTTCATTATTCCCAAAGCTCCCAGATCAATCAGG AAGAGATGCCCACGCAAGAATCCAGTCGAGGACAACCAACTTTGTGCCTTTGAATTACTTGCAGATGTAGCTGGGAAGCTGTTACAGGAGAGTGAAAGTTCTGTTTCAAGTAATGTAGAAGCTCATGCCGGcattttaaaaaatgagaatGTGACGGAGCAGCATATAGATAAGCAAACTCCGAAATCAGAGAGTGTTGACCATGGAAGCTGTGCTGAGAGTTCTTTTATCCCCGTTCAGGAGCCCGATCTCTCGTTCGAGTTCAAGGGACTGCCACAAACAGATAATGGTTCTGTCTTGGAAAACATTTCTGTTGCTAGTCCTGAAGTCGTGAAGAAACTTGACTGTGGTTCAATACAGGAAACCTGTCAAGTCAATGATGCTGATAGAAATACCAACTATGATGTTATAGTAGAGGGTCAGCAAGGTATGCATTCGGGGGATGATGCTAACACATTGAATGTAAAGGATCGTATTGGAGAGCGTGTGAATAGTAATATGCTAATTAGGTCAGATAGTGGTGTACAGTTTCCCTTGTACAGGGAACCCACTCCTCATACTCCACTGCGAAAGCAGTGGAATACTGTAAAAATAGGAATTAGCGATGATGACGATAATTCTTATGGGTGCAATAAACTGAGCACCAAGTTTAGGCCTTTTAGGCCACAGCCGCGCACTGGTCACCGAAGAATAAGGAAGATGTTGACATCCAAGTACAGGAAGATGGCTCCAGAGATAAGGAGTTGTGAACTCTATAACCCTA GGAATGGAGTGAAGTCATTTTACCAAAATAGGAAGAGAATTTATACCCAAGAGAGATATCTACAAGCACCCATCAAGAAAAGGAAACTGTTTGATCACAGGAGTACAGTTGCACATGATCAGCAGGCCAGTAGTAATAGCATTTCTAATTCACCCAAGAAGGGGATGTGCATGGACAAGAGTGATTCGGGCACCATGTTGGAAAGAG TGAGTGGTGCTTCAACTCCAGTGAAAGGCCATAAAAAAGGCAAGGATCCTCATG TAAAGTTCAGCATCAAGTCCTTTAAGGTACCGGAACTTTACATTGAGGTCCCTGAAACCGCAAGTGTTGGTTCTCTGAAG AGAACTGTGATGGAGGCAATTACTGCTATTCTTGGAAATGGAGTACGAGTGGGGGTAGTTCTACAAGGGAAGAAAGTTCGAGATGACAACAGAACTTTGCAGCTGGCTGGCATTTCTCAGAATAGTGATCTTGACACTCTGGGTTTTACATTGGAGCCAACTTTTACAAATATTTGCTCTTCCATGACTCCCAAAAAACTTACCTCAGTATTGTCATGTGATGCAGATCAGGAGTTGATGAG GTATCCTGCCACTCCAATGGTTGATTCAGGGATTTCAAATGTCTCAGTAGATCCCCCTTTTATAAGTAAAGTTGATGATGATGTGATTACCAGTGATTCTATGTCCTCCCCACAGACTTGTAAAAATGAGACGGTGAATGGAATAGTTTCTGATTCCAAGGCATTAGTTCCAGTTTCTCCAATGAACTCAGAATCACTTGCAGTATCTCCAGCGAACCCCAAACCCAAAAAGAATGAAATGTCGCAGCGCAGAACTAGGAGACCATTCTCCGTAGGTGAAGTTGAGGCACTTGTTGAAGCTGTTGAAAGACTCGGAACCGGAAG GTGGCGTGATGTCAAAATGGGTGCCTTCGAGCATGCAGATTATCGCACGTATGTTGACTTAAAG GATAAATGGAAGACATTAGTTCACACAGCTGGCATATCTCCTTATCAGAGACGAGGAGAGCCGGTGCCACAAAATCTGTTGGATCGCGTCTTAGCTGCACACTCTTACTGGTCGAAACAACAGGGGAAACAGCCTGGCGCCGCAGAACCCCTTAGAACTGTGGATCCTAGCAAGGAGGCGACGGTATGTGGAGCTTGA
- the LOC121760134 gene encoding ribosomal RNA large subunit methyltransferase E-like → MSGTPDFFYREAQRLGYVARSAFKLIQMQKQYKIIIPGGSVLDLGCAPGAWLQVACQNLGPLEKGGAVVGIDTKKVKVPPQHCDSRVKTVCGDVMKLPREQVRALSPKQKGFSVILSDMCPLVSGITSRDAALSVELGMRALDLAVGMSTAVNNAPLQAELDSSGLALDTGRLLKPGGHLIIKLLESEDIKEFNQICKPLFRKASWLRPKATRSCSREIYLICQGLL, encoded by the exons ATGAGTGGAACTCCAGATTTCTTCTACAGGGAAGCTCAGCGCCTTGGTTATGTTGCTCGCTCTGCTTTCAAg CTGATTCAGATGCAGAAGCAGTACAAAATCATAATCCCCGGTGGCTCTGTTCTCGATCTAGGCTGCGCTCCCGGTGCTTGGCTTCAG GTGGCATGTCAGAATTTGGGGCCATTGGAAAAGGGTGGAGCAGTTGTGGGGATTGATACTAAG AAGGTGAAGGTGCCGCCCCAACACTGTGATTCGAGGGTTAAAACTGTTTGTGGTGATGTTATGAAGCTACCAAGAGAGCAAGTTAGAGCACTCTCGCCTAAG CAAAAGGGGTTCTCCGTCATCCTATCAGACATGTGTCCTCTAGTTTCTGGAATCACAAGTAGAGACGCAGCTTTATCTGTGGAGCTTGGGATGCGAGCGCTTGACTTGGCAGTTGGAATGTCCACTGCAGTAAACAACGCACCACTGCAAGCTGAATTAGACAGTTCCGGCTTAGCCCTGGATACCGGTCGTTTGCTAAAACCAGGAGGTCACCTTATCATTAAGCTTCTGGAAAGTGAAGATATAAAAG AGTTCAACCAAATATGCAAGCCACTCTTCAGAAAGGCGTCGTGGTTGAGGCCTAAAGCAACCAGATCATGCTCAAGAGAGATCTATCTAATCTGCCAAGGCCTGCTTTAG
- the LOC121760018 gene encoding protein FIZZY-RELATED 3-like: MDNAQRRNRGLNLPASMSETSLQLKTLSSVSPIKLTSPLKSMSPRTIANLSPSKSTSSCSDRFIPCRSSSRLHTFGLIEKASSVKEGGGASDAYNRLLKTELFGTDFGSGDFGSGGDRGGGSPISPSKNMLRFKTEQHSSGPNSPFSQSILGQDSVGSGEAATPPKPPRKVPKTPHKVLDAPSLQDDFYLNLVDWSSQNVLAVGLGTCVYLWSASNSKVTKLCDLGPNDSVCSVQWTREGSYISVGTSLGQVQVWDGTQCKRLRTMSGHQTRAGVLAWSSRILSSGSRDRNILQHDLRVPSDYISKLIGHKSEVCGLKWSHDDRELASGGNDNQLLVWNQHSQQPILRLTEHTAAVKAITWSPHQNGLLASGGGTADRCIRFWNTTSGNQLNSVDTGSQVCNLAWSKNVNEIVSTHGYSQNQIMVWKYPTMSKVATLTGHGLRVLYLAMSPDGQTIVTGAGDETLRFWNVFPSVKTPAQVKDTGLWSLGRTQIR; this comes from the exons atggatAATGCTCAGCGAAGAAATCGTGGCCTCAATCTGCCGGCGTCGATGTCGGAGACGTCTCTGCAGCTGAAGACGCTCTCCTCCGTATCGCCGATTAAGCTCACGTCGCCCCTGAAATCGATGTCTCCGAGGACCATCGCGAATTTGTCGCCGTCGAAATCGACGTCTTCCTGCAGCGACAGATTCATTCCCTGCAGATCTTCGTCGAGGCTGCACACGTTCGGCCTGATCGAGAAGGCGTCTTCGGTGAAGGAGGGCGGCGGCGCGAGCGATGCGTACAATAGGTTGCTGAAAACGGAGCTCTTCGGGACTGATTTTGGATCCGGTGATTTTGGCTCGGGTGGTGATAGGGGAGGGGGATCTCCGATTAGTCCGAGCAAGAACATGCTGAGGTTTAAGACGGAGCAGCATTCCTCCGGGCCTAATTCGCCGTTTTCGCAGTCGATTTTGGGGCAGGATAGTGTGGGTTCTGGGGAGGCGGCGACGCCGCCTAAGCCGCCGAGGAAGGTCCCCAAAACGCCTCACAAG GTACTTGATGCACCATCGCTTCAAGATGATTTCTATCTGAACTTGGTTGACTGGTCTTCTCAGAATGTTCTTGCTGTGGGATTGGGAACTTGTGTTTATTTATGGAGTGCTTCGAATAGTAAA GTAACGAAGTTGTGTGACTTGGGACCGAATGACAGCGTATGCTCGGTCCAATGGACACGAGAGGGCTCTTACATATCAGTCGGTACAAGTCTAGGTCAAGTTCAG GTTTGGGACGGGACTCAGTGCAAGCGTCTAAGAACAATGTCCGGCCATCAAACTAGAGCAGGAGTACTGGCATGGAGTTCACGGATATTATCCTCTGGAAGCAGAGACAGGAACATACTTCAGCATGATCTTCGGGTTCCAAGTGATTATATCAGCAAGCTTATTGGACACAAATCCGAG GTGTGTGGATTGAAGTGGTCCCATGACGACCGAGAGCTTGCATCCGGTGGAAATGACAACCAG TTACTTGTGTGGAATCAGCACTCCCAGCAGCCGATTTTGAGACTAACGGAGCATACAGCTGCTGTCAAAGCCATTACCTGGTCACCTCACCAGAACGGTCTTCTAGCCTCTGGAGGAGGAACTGCAGATCGTTGCATCCGTTTCTGGAACACCACGAGCGGTAATCAACTAAACAGTGTCGACACAGGAAGCCAG GTTTGCAATTTAGCTTGGAGCAAAAATGTCAATGAAATAGTGAGCACCCACGGATATTCCCAGAACCAGATAATGGTGTGGAAGTATCCAACTATGTCAAAG GTTGCAACACTAACTGGGCATGGTTTGAGGGTATTGTACCTGGCAATGTCTCCTGATGGCCAG ACTATTGTCACCGGAGCAGGAGACGAGACGCTCAGATTCTGGAACGTCTTTCCATCCGTTAAAACACCT GCACAGGTGAAGGACACTGGCCTTTGGTCTTTAGGAAGAACTCAAATCAGATGA